In a single window of the Niabella ginsenosidivorans genome:
- a CDS encoding chloride channel protein gives MGCTAGMAGVLLKALVHYIHHLIVTKVHFEYQIFFYIVFPFLGIVLTTVIVLAVFKGQDRKGIGAILYEIAQNSSIVSGVKMYSQIIQSAITVGLGGSAGLESPIAVTGAAIGSNYAQTYKLGYKERTLLLAAGATAGIASAFNAPIAGIMFAFEILLTGVVFSDFIPLVVAAVCGSLLSRVLLQEDVLFRFYARESFNYHNIPYYLILGLIAGLYARYFVIISQKVEHFINALKASRLRKAMLGGAALSLLCVLLPPLFGEGYEVVKAFVDGNAQGILHNSFFRYFDIGHWALIVFLVMICLLKAFATPITIYSGGNGGNFAPSLFAGGTLGFLFAIICKQIGFSDVPVSNLVLVGMAGVMSGVMYAPLTAIFLIAESSLGFDLFIPLMIVSVMSYLIARWFSIIPPDFRTLADEGKIFTHEHDKNLLSILHTRDLIDMQSQTINIHGSIADLQEMIRNGKKNIFAVIDNNRHLKGVLTLDDIRPLLFKKDLGGASAVQQLMKAPAATIHPEDPLPEVIQIFDDTGVWHLPVLDANDGFIGFISKSAILTNYRQLLKEYSV, from the coding sequence GTGGGGTGTACTGCAGGCATGGCCGGGGTATTATTGAAAGCGCTGGTTCATTATATACACCACCTCATCGTAACCAAAGTGCATTTTGAATATCAGATCTTTTTTTATATTGTTTTCCCCTTTTTGGGCATTGTGCTTACTACGGTTATTGTTCTTGCGGTATTTAAAGGGCAGGACCGGAAGGGGATCGGGGCAATCCTGTATGAGATTGCCCAAAATTCCAGTATTGTTTCAGGGGTGAAAATGTATTCCCAGATCATTCAAAGCGCCATAACAGTAGGATTGGGCGGCTCTGCGGGTTTGGAAAGCCCGATAGCCGTTACGGGAGCGGCAATAGGGTCTAATTACGCACAAACCTATAAACTGGGTTATAAAGAGCGCACTTTATTATTGGCGGCAGGTGCCACAGCCGGCATCGCATCGGCATTTAACGCCCCCATTGCCGGCATCATGTTTGCCTTTGAAATACTGCTTACCGGTGTGGTCTTTTCTGATTTTATACCATTAGTGGTTGCAGCTGTTTGCGGTAGCTTACTCTCCAGGGTATTGCTTCAGGAAGATGTGCTTTTCCGGTTCTATGCACGGGAATCTTTTAACTATCATAATATCCCCTACTACCTTATATTAGGCTTAATAGCGGGTTTATATGCCCGGTATTTTGTAATTATTTCGCAAAAGGTTGAGCATTTTATTAATGCGCTTAAGGCTTCCCGCCTGAGAAAGGCAATGTTGGGCGGCGCCGCCCTGTCTTTGTTATGCGTATTATTACCTCCTTTATTCGGAGAGGGGTATGAAGTTGTAAAAGCTTTTGTAGATGGCAATGCCCAGGGGATTCTTCACAACAGCTTTTTCAGATATTTTGATATCGGGCACTGGGCGCTTATTGTTTTTTTGGTAATGATCTGCCTGTTAAAGGCGTTTGCCACGCCAATAACTATTTACAGTGGTGGCAATGGCGGCAATTTTGCACCCTCTCTGTTTGCAGGCGGTACCCTCGGGTTTTTATTTGCCATTATCTGTAAGCAGATCGGTTTTTCAGATGTGCCGGTCTCTAATCTTGTTCTGGTGGGCATGGCAGGCGTTATGAGTGGTGTTATGTATGCCCCGTTAACGGCTATTTTCCTGATCGCAGAATCCAGCCTGGGATTTGATTTATTTATTCCGTTGATGATTGTCTCTGTCATGTCCTATCTGATTGCCAGATGGTTTTCCATCATACCACCTGATTTCAGAACACTGGCAGATGAAGGAAAAATATTTACCCATGAACACGATAAGAACCTTTTGTCTATCCTGCATACCCGGGATCTTATTGATATGCAGTCGCAGACAATAAACATCCACGGGTCAATTGCTGACCTGCAGGAGATGATCAGGAACGGGAAGAAAAACATTTTTGCGGTTATTGATAATAACCGGCATCTGAAAGGCGTGTTAACACTGGATGATATCCGTCCCTTGCTTTTTAAGAAGGACCTGGGCGGAGCAAGCGCGGTACAGCAATTAATGAAAGCACCCGCAGCTACTATTCATCCGGAAGACCCGCTTCCTGAAGTAATTCAGATCTTTGATGATACCGGGGTCTGGCATTTGCCGGTATTGGATGCAAACGATGGATTTATCGGGTTTATTTCCAAATCGGCCATCCTGACCAATTACCGGCAGCTTTTAAAGGAATATTCCGTTTAA
- a CDS encoding DEAD/DEAH box helicase — protein MSFNSLQLIAPLLKALSEAGYTLPTPVQEKSIPVILQKKDVLACAQTGTGKTASFALPLLQLLHQQEPEGFNSSCRALILVPTRELALQVADSFTVYGKYLSLKHLAIFGGVSQFNQVKALRQKVDVLIATPGRLLDLLHQRHLSLQQIKFLVLDEADRMLDMGFINDVKKILSKLPLQRQTILFSATMPPEIQQLADTLLKQPVKIAITPPATTVDRIQQSLYYTEKQHKPSLLLHLLKDEDIKTALVFARTKHGADKIAKNLTRAGIKAAAIHGNKSQSARQSSLLNFKTGTIRVLVATDIAARGIDIDQMGHVINYELPNIPETYVHRIGRTGRAGADGMAISFCDYEEKLYLRDIQKLIRKTIPVVKDHPFDVPLMHGNEQLPAQPAAWGSRQNGFKKRKGKVFLQTV, from the coding sequence TTGTCATTTAACAGTTTACAGCTTATTGCGCCCTTATTAAAAGCGCTGAGCGAGGCAGGCTATACGCTGCCCACTCCGGTACAGGAAAAATCCATCCCGGTAATTTTACAGAAAAAAGATGTTCTGGCCTGTGCACAAACAGGTACCGGCAAAACGGCTTCCTTTGCCCTGCCGCTGCTGCAACTGCTGCACCAGCAGGAGCCGGAGGGTTTTAATTCCAGCTGCCGGGCATTGATCCTGGTGCCAACCAGAGAGCTGGCATTACAGGTGGCAGATAGTTTTACCGTTTACGGCAAATACCTGTCATTAAAACACCTGGCCATTTTTGGAGGAGTATCTCAATTCAACCAGGTAAAAGCATTGCGACAAAAGGTGGATGTTCTTATTGCTACACCGGGTCGCCTGCTTGATCTGCTCCATCAGCGGCATCTTTCATTACAGCAGATCAAATTCCTGGTACTGGATGAAGCAGACCGTATGCTGGATATGGGCTTTATCAATGATGTAAAGAAAATCCTTTCAAAATTACCGCTACAGCGGCAGACCATTTTATTCTCTGCAACAATGCCGCCGGAAATTCAGCAACTGGCAGATACGCTGCTAAAGCAGCCCGTAAAAATCGCTATTACACCCCCTGCAACAACCGTTGACCGCATACAGCAATCTTTGTATTATACAGAAAAACAGCATAAGCCCTCTTTATTGCTGCACCTGTTAAAAGATGAGGATATTAAAACCGCGCTGGTCTTTGCAAGAACAAAGCACGGGGCCGATAAAATCGCAAAAAATCTTACAAGGGCTGGTATAAAAGCGGCGGCTATACATGGCAACAAATCGCAGTCTGCAAGGCAATCCTCCCTTCTGAATTTTAAAACGGGAACAATAAGGGTATTAGTGGCTACAGATATTGCCGCCAGGGGCATCGATATAGACCAGATGGGCCATGTGATCAATTATGAATTGCCGAATATTCCGGAAACGTATGTACACCGTATAGGCCGTACCGGCCGGGCAGGAGCCGATGGAATGGCCATTTCTTTTTGTGATTACGAAGAGAAGCTGTATTTACGTGATATTCAGAAACTGATCAGGAAAACAATACCGGTTGTAAAAGATCACCCCTTTGATGTGCCGCTGATGCATGGTAACGAGCAGTTACCGGCACAACCCGCAGCCTGGGGTAGCAGGCAGAACGGATTCAAAAAACGGAAAGGAAAAGTATTCTTACAAACCGTCTGA
- a CDS encoding RNA recognition motif domain-containing protein, with protein MNMYVSNLGFHASDADLRELFRPFGQVSSAKVITDRFTGKSRGFGFVEMSSAGDASLAIRELDGKDVDGRRINVSAAKEREDRSARRKW; from the coding sequence ATGAACATGTATGTTTCTAATCTGGGCTTTCATGCCTCTGATGCAGATTTACGCGAACTTTTCAGACCGTTCGGGCAGGTATCCTCTGCCAAGGTGATTACAGACAGATTTACCGGTAAAAGCCGTGGTTTCGGTTTTGTGGAAATGTCCTCCGCCGGGGATGCCTCTTTAGCTATAAGAGAGCTGGATGGCAAGGATGTGGACGGAAGGAGAATTAACGTCTCTGCTGCCAAGGAGCGGGAAGACCGTTCTGCCAGAAGAAAATGGTAA